The nucleotide sequence GAGATCCGTCGATAAATCGAAAGAAATGGCTTTGGGGATAGATGTCCGTTATGCAAAGTCGGGGAAGATCTGAGTTTTCTGGACTATTTTTGTCTAACGATCAATCTCACCGGCGGCAATGGAGCGTAGTGGAATTGCCGTCCGGTGCAGTGCCTTGTTCGACGTCAGATTTCAAGCTCAGGTGGCAGTCCAAAGAGCTTTACTTCGCCTCGAAACCGGGCAGTAATAGACTCTTCCGACTCCCATCGTGGAGCAAGCATCATGCCCCTGTCCGGTATCTCACAATAGGGCGGCGGTGCCCCATACAGGGCATTCATGATTGCCGCCTCAAGTCGTTCAAGAAGCCGAGGTGCCGTCCCAACATTGGCCACAAAGACCCGGAATGCAGCGAGTTGACGGCGAGCGGCAGCCACCAGATCACCCTTGCGATCCTCGTAGTCCTTGCGTTTCTCAGGTGTCCAACCCCATCCATGCCATATCTCTTTGCGTACACCGCGAGTCATGGCAGCCATATTCAGAATCGTGTAGCCCCCCGTCAGATACTTCGCGGTGTGCTCTCGGAGTCGAGTAGGGATAGACCGCCGGGTGATTCCCGCCGCATAGATGATGTAGCCAGTTTGGTATTCAGAAGCCCACAGGTAGAGACCAGAATGGCTTGGAATCGGTGGTAACCCGGATTCACCCTCGAACGTTGGCCATGCATAGGGGCCAGTCCATTCAACCTCTATGGCGTTTGAGTCTTCCATCAGTCATGCTTCCTCGTCGTCTAACGACAAAGTTCAGGTGCGGCGGGGAGAATTACCACAAAAGTTTGATAGCAAGATAAAACTTTGAGAGACCACAAAACTCTGACCACGGCACAGTCCCCCGCCGTCAACTGCAACGCAGGGTTAGACAAAAGCTTTGATTCGCTGTCTTTTCCTTTTCCTCTGCCTCACCGAATTATTGTGCATTCCTCATTCACGGTTTGACCCTACTATCTCCCCCTAACCTATCTTATTTCCATAAATTCTTACGGTCTAACTCTAACTCTTTCCTCACTCCTTCTCTGAATTAAGTCATGTTCCAACATCCTGGTAGCGTTGCGTATCTTTTCTCTCAACCAGGCATTGATTAACGACTCAGATGAAACTTTCTTTGTTTTTGCTATTTCAGTAAGATTAGCCACAATATCTTCTTCAAGAGCAACCAAATGCTTTCTCCTTTTGATATTTACATCAAAATGGGCTTCTGGCATTTGTTCCCAATAATTCCCCATGTCATGAATATCAAAGAAGTCAATAAGTTCATCTATAGATCTTGAAGGTGGTAGAGTTTTTAATTTATTTTTTACCATATTGTTTCCTCTCTTTCTTTTTCATATTTCTGGCACTCAAGATGAGTGTTTCTCTCGTCTTTTTGTAGATAAAGAGTACGGATAGGTATCTTCCACTATTAGTTTGTCCCAAAGCCAGATAAACATCTTCGCCTTTTCGCTCACCTTTTTCAACAAAACGGAATTTTGGTTTATTATTTAACACCTCTTCAACTTCATTGGGAGTAACATTGTGTTTAACTGCCAGTTTATCAACAATGTTTCTGAGCCAAATAATACTTTCTATCTTCATCCGTTTTTTTATATCCTCTTTTCATTCAGCATGTTATATCTATTATTCACAGGTAGGCTAACGATAGAACTCACCTGCTGCGGGGAGGATTACCACCAAACTTTGTAAACAAGATAAAAGCTTGAGATACCACAAAACTCTAATTACGGCACAGCCCCCCGCAGTCAGGTGCAGCGAAGGGTTAGAAAAAGCTGCACTTCGCCGCCTCTTTCTTCTTGCTTCCTCTATCTTACCTAACTATCACCTTTCAGTAAGCCCTCTTAGCCTCCCCCCTGTTGCTTCTAATGGATAAGCAACTCTTTCAGGAAAGCATCAATCTCGCAGGCATGGTATAGTCCACCAAAGGAGCAAATATTCTCACCAAAACTTCCAATAGGAATAACTCCTCCTTCTCCTTCTTGTCTGCCCGGCCTGTCTAACGACAAAGTTCAGGTGCGGCGGGGAGGATTGCTACCAAACTTTGTAAGCACGATTACCTATTGAGATACTATAAAACTTTCAATTACAGCACAGTCCCCCGCCGTCAACTGCAACGCAGGGTTAGGCAAAAGTTCTGATTCGCTGTCTTTTCCTTTTCCTCTGCCTCACCGAATTATTGTGCATTCCACATTCACGGTTTGACCGTAAAATATCTCCTTTTTATTTTCTCACACAAAGCCACAGAGAACACAAAGGTTTATTGTTTTATTCAATTTCTTTGTGACTTTGCGTCTCTGTGTGATTATTTTTATTAGTCTAACATTAGATTAGTCCTTAATTTCTTAAACTACGAAATACGCGAAACACACGAAAGAGTCTGATTGACAAATCTTTCATACTCGAGTTTCGGATAGTGGCCGAAGTTTACCAGCAGTCCGAGTTGCTTTCCAGTCGATTTTAGGTAGTTTATCACCTGAGCACGGTGCTCGTCAGTCAATTCTTTTACTGCTTTGATCTCAAGGATAATCTTGTCGTAACACAGGAAGTCCGGTTCGTACTCATGCTTGAGCGTCCGTCCTTTGTATTCAAGTCGAAGTCTGGGTTTCTCCTGGAATGGGATTTCCTGCTTGACGAGCTCAATTACCAGACATTCTTGATACACTGCCTCCAGGAATCCATTACCTTTCTCCTTGTACACCTCAAAACATGCACCGATAATTCTGTAGATCTCTTCCTTAAAAACTATCTGCTCTTTTCCCATTTTCGCGCCTTTTGCGTGTTTCGTAGTTTTTTCTCTCCAGGCTAACGACTGAGATCACCTGCAGCGGGGAGAATGACCACAAACCTTTGTAAGCAAGATAGAACTCTGTTAAACCATAAAATTTTCAAAATCACGCCTTAGTCCCCGCAGTCAGGTGCAGCGAATTGTTAGAAAAAGTTGCACTCCGCCGTCTTTTTTTTCTTTTCTTTTGCTGGTTAAAGTGAGCTCTCTACTATTAAAATTTTCTTAGCTTCCTTTGTTGCTCATGACAGAAAAGCAAGATTTTAAGAGGAAGCTCCAATTCTACCAGCATCCGTAGTATGCCTTTTTTTATTATTTCTTTTTCTCGCCCTTGCGTTTCTAACGATTGAGCTCACCTGCCGCCAACAGTATAGCACATAAACCTTTGAAAAACCACTAACTTTTGATAGGGCACAGAAGCTTGAAAAAACT is from bacterium and encodes:
- a CDS encoding CopG family antitoxin, which codes for MVKNKLKTLPPSRSIDELIDFFDIHDMGNYWEQMPEAHFDVNIKRRKHLVALEEDIVANLTEIAKTKKVSSESLINAWLREKIRNATRMLEHDLIQRRSEERVRVRP
- a CDS encoding BrnT family toxin, which codes for MKIESIIWLRNIVDKLAVKHNVTPNEVEEVLNNKPKFRFVEKGERKGEDVYLALGQTNSGRYLSVLFIYKKTRETLILSARNMKKKERKQYGKK
- a CDS encoding GxxExxY protein, with protein sequence MGKEQIVFKEEIYRIIGACFEVYKEKGNGFLEAVYQECLVIELVKQEIPFQEKPRLRLEYKGRTLKHEYEPDFLCYDKIILEIKAVKELTDEHRAQVINYLKSTGKQLGLLVNFGHYPKLEYERFVNQTLSCVSRIS